The proteins below are encoded in one region of Pseudonocardia sp. DSM 110487:
- a CDS encoding DNA polymerase III subunit gamma and tau, with protein sequence MALALYRKYRPAKFAEVVGQEHVTEPLSTALASGRINHAYLFSGPRGCGKTSSARILARSLNCEQGPTPDPCGICASCVSLAPGGPGNIDVTELDAASHGGVDDTRELRDRAFFAPAESRYRVFIVDEAHMITTQGFNALLKIVEEPPEHLVFVFATTEPDKVLPTIRSRTHHYPFRLIPPGTLRKLLERICEEEGAVVAPPVYPLVLRAGGGSARDTLSVLDQLLAGAGPEGVTYERAVALLGVTDVALIDDMVDALAAGDRAAVFETVDRLVEAGHDPRRFAADLLQRLRDLVLLQSVPEAAERGLVEAAADEIARMTEQSGKIGGGTLTRYGEIVHTGLTEMRGATAPRLLLELLCARMLLPAATAAEPGLLERLERLERRSDIASAPSGQEDGGAGDSRRTFRRPSEAPADGPGAGPAERAPAAAPASQAPAASRPEEDGARPARPAAPEARAERPARPAAQAPPAPEEPPPARPSPPAQTPPAQTPPAQPPPAQPPPPEPATPAPALAPPAGGQGGALDAAAVRRVWSEVLAAARSQSRSIEAMLVNATVRAVEGDTLVLGIGAPSLARRLSESRNADIVSAALHSVLGVRWQVRCESGDAPAAPPAGGRASAPRRSEPPSRPQQATSPPRAQRQAPTRRAPASDDGVPLPPEPPDEDAPPEDDEEAMLAEAAVPVSDAERRDPEEAAIELLTTQLGARAIERP encoded by the coding sequence GTGGCGCTGGCTCTGTACCGCAAGTACCGCCCGGCGAAGTTCGCCGAGGTGGTCGGGCAGGAGCACGTCACCGAGCCGCTGAGCACCGCGCTGGCCTCGGGCCGCATCAACCACGCGTACCTGTTCTCCGGGCCGCGGGGCTGCGGCAAGACGTCCTCGGCCCGCATCCTCGCCCGCTCGCTCAACTGCGAGCAGGGGCCCACCCCCGACCCGTGCGGCATCTGCGCCTCGTGCGTCTCCCTCGCACCCGGCGGACCAGGCAACATCGACGTCACCGAGCTGGACGCGGCGTCGCACGGTGGTGTCGACGACACCCGTGAGCTGCGCGACCGCGCGTTCTTCGCGCCCGCCGAGTCGCGGTACCGGGTGTTCATCGTCGACGAGGCCCACATGATCACCACGCAGGGTTTCAACGCCCTGCTGAAGATCGTGGAGGAGCCGCCCGAGCACCTCGTGTTCGTGTTCGCCACCACCGAACCGGACAAGGTGCTGCCCACCATCCGCTCGCGTACCCACCACTACCCGTTCCGGCTCATCCCGCCGGGCACGCTCCGCAAACTCCTCGAACGGATCTGCGAGGAGGAGGGGGCGGTCGTGGCGCCGCCCGTCTACCCGCTGGTACTGCGGGCGGGCGGCGGGTCGGCGCGCGACACGCTCTCGGTGCTCGACCAACTGCTCGCCGGCGCCGGGCCGGAGGGCGTCACCTACGAGCGTGCGGTCGCGCTGCTCGGCGTCACCGACGTCGCCCTGATCGACGACATGGTCGACGCGCTCGCCGCCGGTGACCGCGCCGCGGTGTTCGAGACCGTCGACCGGCTCGTCGAGGCGGGCCACGACCCCCGCCGGTTCGCGGCCGACCTCCTGCAACGGCTGCGCGACCTCGTGCTGCTGCAGTCGGTGCCCGAGGCCGCGGAGCGCGGGCTGGTCGAGGCCGCAGCCGACGAGATCGCCCGCATGACCGAGCAGTCCGGCAAGATCGGCGGGGGCACGCTCACGCGGTACGGCGAGATCGTCCACACCGGGCTCACGGAGATGCGCGGCGCCACCGCTCCGCGGCTGCTGCTGGAGCTCCTCTGCGCGCGGATGCTGCTGCCCGCGGCCACCGCGGCCGAGCCCGGGCTCCTCGAGCGGCTCGAACGGCTGGAGCGACGCAGCGACATCGCGTCCGCGCCATCAGGGCAGGAGGACGGAGGGGCCGGCGACAGCAGGCGCACCTTCCGCAGGCCGAGCGAGGCCCCGGCAGATGGCCCCGGCGCCGGGCCCGCAGAACGGGCGCCCGCTGCCGCCCCGGCGAGCCAGGCCCCCGCTGCTTCCCGTCCGGAGGAGGACGGTGCCCGGCCCGCGCGTCCTGCCGCCCCCGAGGCGCGCGCCGAGCGGCCGGCACGGCCTGCCGCCCAGGCGCCGCCTGCGCCGGAAGAGCCGCCGCCCGCACGGCCGTCGCCGCCGGCCCAGACCCCGCCGGCCCAGACCCCGCCGGCTCAGCCGCCGCCGGCCCAGCCTCCGCCACCTGAGCCGGCCACACCCGCACCCGCGTTGGCGCCCCCGGCCGGCGGCCAAGGCGGCGCGCTGGACGCCGCTGCCGTCCGCCGCGTGTGGTCCGAGGTGCTCGCCGCGGCCCGCTCGCAGAGCCGCAGCATCGAGGCGATGCTGGTCAATGCCACGGTGCGGGCCGTGGAGGGCGACACACTCGTGCTCGGCATAGGCGCGCCTTCGCTCGCCCGTCGTCTCTCCGAGTCGCGCAACGCCGACATCGTCTCCGCCGCGCTGCACTCGGTGCTCGGTGTGCGCTGGCAGGTGCGATGCGAGTCGGGTGACGCCCCGGCCGCGCCGCCGGCAGGTGGTCGAGCCAGCGCTCCGCGGCGGTCCGAACCTCCGTCGCGCCCGCAGCAGGCCACGTCCCCGCCGCGGGCCCAGCGCCAGGCGCCCACCCGCAGGGCACCTGCGTCCGACGACGGTGTGCCGCTGCCTCCAGAGCCACCCGACGAGGACGCGCCCCCGGAGGACGACGAGGAGGCGATGCTCGCAGAGGCCGCCGTCCCGGTGAGCGACGCGGAGCGCCGCGACCCGGAGGAAGCCGCGATCGAGCTGCTCACCACGCAGCTGGGTGCGCGGGCCATCGAACGGCCGTAA
- a CDS encoding N-acetylmuramoyl-L-alanine amidase, which produces MHTSRWVVLVVTAVLPTVACSGAAAAPEPPAPAAVATAAATPPPVVVLDPGHNGRNGAEPAATRRLVPDGRGGEKACNTAGTSTDAGYPEHAFAFDVAERTATKLEAAGVRVVLTRPDDDGVGPCVDERGRAGGAAGAAATVSIHADGAAPTSSGFHVAYSDPPLNPAQAGPARDLATALRDALRSGGFRDSDYIGRDGLSPRADLAGLNHATRPTALVECANMRNPGEAVVVSSPEGRERYAAAISDGVLDFLGR; this is translated from the coding sequence GTGCACACATCGCGCTGGGTCGTGCTCGTCGTCACGGCGGTCCTGCCCACCGTCGCGTGCTCCGGCGCGGCCGCCGCCCCCGAGCCACCGGCCCCCGCCGCGGTGGCGACCGCGGCCGCGACGCCACCGCCCGTCGTGGTGCTCGATCCGGGCCACAACGGGCGCAACGGCGCCGAGCCGGCCGCCACCCGCCGGCTCGTTCCCGACGGTCGCGGCGGCGAGAAGGCGTGCAACACCGCGGGCACCTCCACCGACGCCGGCTACCCCGAGCACGCCTTCGCCTTCGACGTCGCCGAGCGGACGGCGACGAAGCTCGAGGCGGCAGGCGTCCGCGTCGTGCTGACCCGTCCGGACGACGACGGCGTGGGCCCGTGCGTGGACGAGCGCGGCCGCGCCGGTGGTGCGGCCGGTGCCGCGGCGACCGTCTCGATCCATGCCGACGGAGCCGCTCCGACCTCGTCGGGGTTCCACGTGGCCTACTCCGACCCGCCCTTGAACCCGGCGCAGGCCGGGCCGGCGCGGGATCTCGCCACCGCGCTGCGCGACGCGCTGCGATCGGGCGGGTTCCGGGACTCGGACTACATCGGCCGCGACGGTCTCTCGCCCCGGGCCGATCTCGCCGGGCTGAACCACGCCACCCGCCCGACCGCCCTCGTGGAATGCGCGAACATGCGCAATCCGGGCGAGGCAGTGGTCGTGTCCTCCCCCGAGGGACGCGAGCGCTACGCGGCCGCGATCAGCGACGGTGTGCTGGATTTCCTCGGGAGGTGA
- a CDS encoding YbaB/EbfC family nucleoid-associated protein: MQPGQPDMQMILQQAQKMQQQLMAAQAELASAEVIGQAGNGLVQVTITGAGELRAVRIDPKVVDPEDVETLQDLIVGAFQDATQAAQELQAEKMGPLAGGLGDAAGGLGLPGLGA; the protein is encoded by the coding sequence GTGCAACCGGGTCAGCCCGACATGCAGATGATCCTGCAGCAGGCGCAGAAGATGCAGCAGCAGCTGATGGCCGCGCAGGCCGAGTTGGCGTCCGCGGAGGTGATCGGTCAGGCGGGCAACGGGTTGGTGCAGGTCACCATCACGGGCGCGGGCGAGCTGCGAGCCGTGCGGATCGACCCGAAGGTCGTCGACCCCGAGGACGTCGAGACGCTGCAGGACCTCATCGTCGGCGCGTTCCAGGACGCCACGCAAGCGGCCCAGGAGCTGCAGGCCGAGAAGATGGGCCCGCTCGCGGGTGGCCTCGGTGACGCCGCGGGTGGCCTCGGCCTGCCCGGCCTCGGCGCATAG
- the recR gene encoding recombination mediator RecR, translated as MFEGPVQDLIDELGRLPGVGPKSAQRIAFHLLAADPADVARLQDALQKVKEGVRFCDVCGNVSERERCRYCADARRDPTLVCVVEEPKDVLAVERTREFKGRYHVLGGALDPLAGVGPDALRIRELLARLGGTGPAADETEIAEVIIATDPNTEGEATATYLLRLLRDFPGLTVTRLASGLPMGGDLEFADELTLGRALSGRRALS; from the coding sequence GTGTTCGAGGGACCGGTCCAGGACCTGATCGACGAGCTCGGTCGGCTGCCGGGTGTGGGGCCGAAGAGCGCCCAGCGGATCGCGTTCCATCTACTCGCCGCCGATCCGGCCGATGTCGCGCGGCTGCAGGACGCGCTGCAGAAGGTCAAGGAAGGCGTCCGCTTCTGCGACGTGTGCGGCAACGTGTCTGAGCGGGAGCGGTGCCGCTACTGCGCCGACGCGCGCCGCGATCCCACACTGGTGTGCGTCGTCGAGGAGCCGAAGGACGTGCTGGCAGTCGAGCGCACGCGCGAGTTCAAGGGCCGCTATCACGTGCTCGGCGGAGCGCTCGACCCGCTGGCGGGCGTCGGTCCCGACGCGCTGCGGATCCGGGAGCTGCTTGCGCGGCTCGGCGGCACCGGCCCGGCGGCCGACGAGACCGAGATCGCCGAGGTGATCATCGCGACCGACCCGAACACCGAGGGTGAGGCCACGGCGACCTACCTCTTGCGACTGCTGCGCGACTTCCCCGGTCTCACGGTCACGCGGCTCGCGTCCGGCCTCCCGATGGGTGGCGACCTCGAGTTCGCCGACGAGCTCACCCTCGGCCGCGCCCTGTCCGGACGGCGTGCCCTGAGCTGA
- a CDS encoding helix-turn-helix transcriptional regulator: MATSPVLSRRTLGTELRRLREAAGVAVSRAAEELDCSVSKISRIETGLSTPRRPEIDTLLRLYSAPGSREELVHLAGEGKQAAWYDSYGDLLAPGSTLHRFIGLEAGASRLRQFSSGAVPGLLQTERYARAVITASQPTVSGEALETMIRMRLDRKSVLRREPDPLHIAALVDESVLRRSAHGPGVMRDQVQHLCGIVEDGSSTIEVRVLPFSVGLHGLLGGGFQILSFDHGESDVIFFEGQDGGGLQEKADIVRAHSDRLDAAWKQALEGRELLSFLREVADTYDE; the protein is encoded by the coding sequence ATGGCCACCAGCCCTGTCCTGTCCCGTCGCACCCTCGGCACCGAGCTCCGGCGTCTCCGGGAGGCAGCCGGGGTGGCGGTCAGTCGGGCAGCCGAGGAGCTCGATTGCTCGGTGTCCAAGATCAGTCGCATCGAGACAGGGCTGTCCACCCCTCGTCGCCCGGAGATAGACACACTCCTGCGGCTCTACTCGGCCCCTGGCTCGCGTGAAGAGCTGGTGCATCTGGCGGGCGAGGGCAAGCAGGCAGCGTGGTACGACTCGTACGGCGACCTGCTCGCCCCGGGATCCACCCTCCACCGCTTCATCGGCCTCGAGGCAGGCGCGTCCAGGCTCCGCCAGTTCTCCTCGGGCGCCGTGCCCGGCCTGCTGCAGACCGAGCGTTACGCCCGAGCCGTCATCACGGCGTCGCAGCCCACCGTCTCGGGTGAGGCGCTGGAGACGATGATCCGGATGCGGCTGGATCGCAAGAGCGTTCTCCGGCGCGAGCCCGACCCGCTGCACATCGCGGCGCTGGTCGATGAATCGGTGCTACGCCGCTCCGCCCACGGGCCGGGCGTCATGCGTGACCAGGTGCAGCACCTGTGCGGGATCGTCGAGGACGGCTCGTCGACGATCGAGGTGCGGGTGCTCCCGTTCTCCGTCGGGCTGCACGGGCTGCTCGGCGGTGGGTTCCAGATCCTCTCGTTCGACCACGGCGAGAGCGATGTCATCTTCTTCGAGGGCCAGGACGGAGGCGGCCTGCAGGAGAAGGCCGACATCGTGCGGGCCCATTCCGATCGCCTAGACGCGGCATGGAAGCAGGCCCTCGAGGGCCGCGAACTGTTGAGCTTCCTGCGGGAGGTCGCCGACACGTACGACGAGTAG
- a CDS encoding DUF397 domain-containing protein, with translation MAGAGRELEFVGREFCSVGDCVEAARLPDGRVALRSTLTPDAPLWLVTAGEWAQFLRTVKDGGFDSV, from the coding sequence TTGGCTGGTGCGGGGCGCGAACTCGAGTTCGTGGGGCGGGAGTTCTGCAGCGTGGGCGACTGCGTCGAGGCCGCACGTCTCCCGGACGGCCGCGTTGCGCTGCGCAGCACCCTCACCCCGGACGCTCCGCTCTGGCTGGTCACGGCAGGCGAGTGGGCCCAGTTCCTCCGCACAGTGAAGGACGGGGGTTTCGACAGCGTCTGA
- a CDS encoding amidase family protein gives MAGRLLSDDVYREALATRQRFESDVDQVLDRVAFLATPTMPGAAPMNDADGTDLMMRTVPFNMSRHPAITVPMRCSVDGMPLGLQLIAERGGEVGLYALAQSFETALGGFPTLAGTPVLP, from the coding sequence ATGGCCGGCCGCCTGCTGTCGGACGACGTATACCGTGAGGCGCTGGCGACCCGCCAACGATTCGAGTCCGACGTGGATCAGGTCCTGGATCGAGTGGCCTTCCTCGCAACCCCGACGATGCCCGGTGCGGCGCCGATGAACGACGCGGATGGGACCGACCTGATGATGCGGACCGTTCCGTTCAACATGAGCCGCCACCCGGCGATCACGGTACCGATGCGGTGCTCGGTCGACGGCATGCCGCTCGGTCTGCAGTTGATCGCTGAGCGCGGCGGCGAAGTGGGCCTCTATGCGCTGGCGCAGTCCTTCGAGACGGCGCTCGGTGGGTTTCCGACCCTGGCCGGCACACCTGTGCTCCCGTAG
- a CDS encoding helix-turn-helix transcriptional regulator, whose translation MCLLGGLVRSVMLGPFVQLRVAISTPGGMMPTAQGPAGPRRRLGVELRQLRRRAGLQLVEVAQELDCSASKISRLENGKGIPRMPDVVALMELYSVSDDGRRERLTQLVHESREQGWWERYTDGVQAERFVMNSPARYTALETEAVRVSSFEVMWVHGLLQVPDYTRAVLAELLSRTTDDQVEKLVELRLRRQEALTRRVPPLELVVVLDESVLSRVVGSPDVMAAQMRHLRERSELSNVTIRVLPFTVGLHRAHAGPFQILEFPDQAGSDVVFVEGPSGDTYENESDVDMYKDVLADVADRALGPDASREIVHRYELQHAPPGGRPR comes from the coding sequence ATGTGCCTGCTCGGCGGGCTGGTTCGGTCCGTTATGCTCGGCCCGTTCGTGCAATTGCGTGTCGCAATCTCAACCCCTGGCGGAATGATGCCCACTGCGCAAGGCCCCGCAGGCCCGCGGCGGCGCCTTGGAGTCGAGCTGCGCCAGCTCCGCCGCCGGGCCGGCTTGCAGCTCGTCGAGGTCGCCCAGGAGCTGGACTGCTCGGCGTCCAAGATCAGTCGCCTCGAGAACGGCAAGGGAATCCCCCGGATGCCTGACGTCGTGGCGTTGATGGAGCTCTACAGCGTCTCGGACGATGGGCGGCGCGAGCGGCTCACGCAGCTGGTGCACGAGAGCCGCGAGCAGGGCTGGTGGGAGCGCTACACCGACGGCGTGCAGGCTGAGCGGTTCGTGATGAACTCACCGGCGCGCTATACCGCCCTCGAAACGGAGGCGGTTCGGGTGAGTTCGTTCGAGGTCATGTGGGTCCACGGCCTGCTGCAGGTGCCCGATTACACGCGTGCGGTGCTTGCCGAGCTGCTCTCTCGAACCACCGACGACCAGGTCGAGAAGCTCGTCGAACTTCGCCTGCGCCGCCAGGAGGCCCTCACCCGGCGGGTTCCGCCGTTGGAGCTCGTGGTCGTGCTGGACGAGTCCGTGTTGAGCCGTGTGGTCGGGTCGCCCGACGTGATGGCGGCACAGATGCGCCACCTGCGTGAGCGTTCGGAACTGTCCAACGTCACCATTCGAGTGCTTCCGTTCACGGTCGGGTTGCATCGCGCACACGCAGGGCCGTTCCAGATCTTGGAGTTCCCTGATCAGGCCGGCAGCGACGTCGTGTTCGTCGAGGGCCCGTCAGGGGACACCTACGAGAACGAGTCTGATGTGGACATGTATAAAGACGTCCTCGCGGATGTGGCGGACCGGGCGTTGGGCCCCGACGCCTCGCGGGAGATCGTTCATCGATACGAGCTCCAGCACGCTCCCCCCGGAGGAAGACCCAGATGA
- a CDS encoding DUF397 domain-containing protein: protein MTQHMAAEYKTSSFCSGADCVEVGVRQGGVVAVRDTKDRSRELTFSPQEWAAFVSGIKLGAFDAL from the coding sequence ATGACCCAGCACATGGCGGCCGAGTACAAGACCAGCAGCTTCTGCTCCGGAGCAGATTGCGTCGAGGTCGGGGTGCGACAGGGAGGTGTCGTGGCGGTGCGCGACACCAAGGACCGCAGCCGCGAGCTGACCTTCAGCCCGCAGGAGTGGGCCGCGTTCGTGTCCGGGATCAAGCTCGGCGCGTTCGACGCTCTCTGA
- a CDS encoding ABC transporter substrate-binding protein, which translates to MRSAARRISAACVAGALAITLAACAESQRDPGTEQGGAGTTGGTMVFGAAGAPRSFDPLFAQDGETFRVSRQIYDTLITYKHGTSELTPGLATAWTPSADGTEWTFTLREGVTFHDGTPFNAEAVCFNFNRWFNLPSAAAQSQAIYYYELFGGYANNLTDDTTDPVYNSCQAPNPTTAVVKLNRAKGAFPAAFGLTSLSISSPAALQQYNGDEVTQSGESFAYSAYATEHPTGTGPFRFESYDRTNQTITLVRNDQYWGEPAKLDRLIFRVIPDENARKQELQAGTIDGFDYPSSADWPSLKEAGFQVLVRPVFNILYLGINQKNPALQDVRVRQAIAHALDRESMVRNQLPEGAVVATQFVPDTVSGYNPDIAPIPYDPERARALLAEAGQSNLTLNFYYPTEVSRPYMPNPTNIFTALAENLRQVGITVNPVARPWNGGYLDDVQVNGVQDLHLLGWTGDYNDAGNFIEGFFGSPGPEFGLTLPKDAAIVDSIAKADATVGEEAHAAAYRDANRIIMEQLPGVPLSSSPPGIVVRQGVNGLIPSPLTDERFLTVSVD; encoded by the coding sequence ATGAGATCAGCTGCCAGACGTATCTCGGCCGCGTGCGTGGCCGGCGCGCTCGCCATCACCCTCGCCGCGTGCGCCGAGTCCCAGCGTGACCCCGGCACCGAACAGGGCGGAGCCGGGACCACCGGCGGAACGATGGTGTTCGGCGCGGCCGGTGCCCCGCGGAGCTTCGATCCGCTCTTCGCCCAGGACGGGGAGACGTTCCGGGTGTCGCGGCAGATCTACGACACGCTGATCACCTACAAGCACGGCACCTCCGAGCTGACCCCGGGGCTCGCCACCGCGTGGACCCCGAGCGCCGACGGCACGGAGTGGACGTTCACCCTCCGGGAGGGCGTGACCTTCCACGACGGCACGCCATTCAATGCCGAGGCGGTCTGCTTCAACTTCAACCGCTGGTTCAACCTCCCCTCGGCGGCGGCGCAGAGCCAGGCGATCTACTACTACGAGCTGTTCGGCGGGTACGCGAACAACCTCACCGACGACACCACCGACCCGGTCTACAACTCCTGCCAGGCACCGAACCCGACCACCGCGGTCGTCAAGCTGAACAGGGCCAAGGGCGCGTTCCCCGCGGCGTTCGGGCTCACCTCACTGTCGATCTCGAGCCCGGCTGCGCTCCAGCAGTACAACGGGGACGAGGTCACACAGAGTGGTGAGTCGTTCGCCTACAGCGCCTACGCCACGGAGCACCCGACGGGCACCGGGCCGTTCCGCTTCGAGAGCTACGACCGGACGAACCAGACCATCACGCTGGTGCGCAACGACCAGTACTGGGGCGAGCCGGCCAAGCTCGACCGGCTCATCTTCCGCGTGATCCCGGACGAGAACGCCCGGAAGCAGGAGCTGCAGGCCGGCACCATCGACGGCTTCGACTACCCGTCGTCCGCCGACTGGCCGTCCCTGAAGGAGGCGGGCTTCCAGGTCCTCGTCCGGCCGGTGTTCAACATCCTCTACCTCGGGATCAACCAGAAGAACCCGGCTTTGCAGGACGTCCGGGTGCGCCAGGCGATCGCGCATGCGCTCGACCGCGAGTCGATGGTGCGCAACCAGCTGCCCGAGGGCGCGGTCGTTGCCACCCAGTTCGTCCCGGACACGGTCAGCGGCTACAACCCGGACATCGCGCCGATCCCCTACGACCCGGAGCGGGCGCGGGCACTGCTCGCCGAGGCGGGGCAGTCGAACCTGACGCTCAACTTCTACTACCCGACCGAGGTCAGCCGGCCCTACATGCCCAACCCGACCAACATCTTCACGGCGCTCGCGGAGAACCTGCGGCAGGTCGGAATCACCGTGAACCCGGTGGCGCGGCCGTGGAACGGCGGCTACCTCGACGACGTCCAGGTCAACGGCGTGCAGGACCTGCACCTGCTCGGCTGGACCGGTGACTACAACGACGCGGGCAACTTCATCGAGGGCTTCTTCGGCTCGCCGGGCCCCGAGTTCGGGCTCACCCTCCCCAAGGACGCGGCGATCGTCGACAGCATCGCCAAGGCGGACGCCACCGTGGGCGAGGAGGCGCACGCCGCCGCGTACCGGGACGCCAACCGGATCATCATGGAGCAGCTGCCGGGTGTGCCGCTGTCCAGCTCGCCCCCCGGGATCGTGGTGAGGCAGGGCGTGAACGGTCTCATCCCCTCGCCCCTCACCGATGAGCGGTTCCTCACGGTCAGCGTCGACTGA
- a CDS encoding ABC transporter permease, with protein sequence MLRFVVRRLLQVIPTLLLLSMLVFAWLRSLPGGPATALLGDRATPEGIAELNRMMGLDQPIWVQYGRFLGRVATGDFGTSSITGQPVIDELGRALPATIELSIAALVIAVGLGIPLGYVAARYRGRPLDVATVIGTLVGVAVPVFFLGYVLKDVFAVDLGWFPPSGRQSVAVDATNVTGFAVLDGFLTREFDASLDALSHLVLPALTLATIPLAVIVRITRASVLDVLGSDFVRTANSKGLAPGTVRGRHVLRNALLPVSTTIGLQVGLLLAGAVLTERVFVWGGIGTLLADAITLRDYPRLQAVLLLGALIYVLVNLLVDLSYAIIDPRVRLS encoded by the coding sequence ATGCTGCGCTTCGTGGTGCGGCGCCTGCTGCAGGTGATCCCGACGCTCCTGCTGCTATCGATGCTCGTCTTTGCGTGGCTGCGGTCGCTGCCAGGTGGGCCGGCCACCGCACTCCTCGGCGACCGAGCCACCCCTGAGGGGATCGCGGAGCTCAACCGCATGATGGGCCTCGACCAACCGATCTGGGTGCAGTACGGCCGGTTCCTCGGTCGCGTCGCCACCGGTGACTTCGGCACGTCCTCGATCACCGGGCAACCGGTGATCGACGAGCTCGGTCGTGCCCTGCCGGCCACGATCGAGCTGTCGATCGCCGCCCTGGTGATCGCGGTCGGGCTCGGCATCCCGCTGGGCTACGTCGCGGCGCGCTACCGCGGCCGGCCGCTCGACGTGGCCACGGTGATCGGCACGCTCGTCGGTGTGGCCGTGCCGGTGTTCTTCCTCGGCTACGTGTTGAAGGACGTGTTCGCCGTCGACCTCGGCTGGTTCCCGCCGTCGGGCCGCCAGTCGGTGGCGGTCGACGCCACCAACGTCACCGGTTTCGCGGTGCTCGACGGGTTCCTCACCCGTGAGTTCGACGCGAGCCTCGACGCGCTGAGTCACCTGGTGCTGCCGGCGCTGACACTGGCGACCATCCCGCTCGCGGTGATCGTGCGGATCACCCGGGCGTCCGTGCTCGACGTGCTCGGCTCCGACTTCGTCCGCACGGCGAACTCGAAGGGCCTCGCGCCGGGCACCGTCCGCGGCCGGCACGTGCTGCGCAACGCGTTGCTGCCGGTCTCCACGACGATCGGGCTGCAGGTCGGTCTCCTGCTCGCCGGGGCTGTGCTCACCGAGCGGGTGTTCGTGTGGGGCGGCATCGGCACGCTGCTCGCCGACGCGATCACCCTGCGGGACTACCCGCGACTGCAAGCGGTGCTGCTGCTCGGCGCGCTGATCTACGTGCTGGTGAACCTGCTCGTCGACCTGTCCTACGCGATCATCGATCCCCGGGTGCGGTTGTCATGA
- a CDS encoding ABC transporter permease: MTTTWLERRRSRIDDIAGGRSLSAEAFRRLRREPAAIVGAIIIGIFVVVAAFAPLLAPHDATAAFPQLQEDLRPGMIPGPQDGFPLGSDQLGRDFLSRMILASQQTLLVGVLATLIGLVFGIMIGTVAGAFGGWVDTLLMRITDVLLAIPSLLLAISVAALAASPSQTTVIIAVSIVSVPIFARLLRGSMLAQRHSDHVVAATALGVKRPAVVLRHMLPNAIGPVIVQATLTLATSILDAAALSFLGLGDADPGRAEWGLMLAQAQTYLDVRPALAFYPALAIIVVALGFTLLGESLREAIDPKGRR, translated from the coding sequence ATGACGACCACGTGGCTAGAACGCCGCCGGAGCAGGATCGACGACATCGCGGGCGGGCGCAGCCTCAGCGCCGAGGCGTTCCGCCGGCTGCGCCGCGAGCCGGCCGCGATCGTCGGCGCGATCATCATCGGGATCTTCGTCGTGGTGGCCGCCTTCGCACCGCTGCTGGCACCGCACGATGCCACCGCGGCGTTCCCCCAGCTCCAGGAGGACCTGCGACCCGGCATGATCCCCGGACCGCAGGACGGATTCCCGCTGGGCAGCGATCAGCTCGGGCGGGACTTCCTCTCCCGGATGATCCTCGCGTCGCAGCAGACGCTGCTCGTCGGCGTGCTGGCCACCCTCATCGGGCTCGTGTTCGGCATCATGATCGGCACCGTGGCCGGCGCGTTCGGCGGCTGGGTGGACACCCTGCTCATGCGGATCACGGACGTGTTGCTGGCGATCCCGAGTCTGCTGCTCGCGATCTCGGTGGCGGCGCTCGCGGCGAGCCCGTCACAGACCACGGTGATCATCGCGGTGTCGATCGTGAGCGTGCCGATCTTCGCGCGTCTCCTGCGCGGGTCGATGCTCGCCCAGCGCCACAGCGACCACGTCGTGGCAGCCACCGCGCTGGGAGTCAAGCGGCCCGCGGTGGTGCTGCGCCACATGCTGCCGAACGCGATCGGCCCGGTGATCGTGCAGGCCACCCTCACCCTCGCCACCTCGATCCTGGACGCGGCGGCGCTGTCGTTCCTCGGCCTCGGTGACGCCGACCCCGGTCGCGCCGAGTGGGGGCTCATGCTCGCCCAGGCTCAGACCTACCTCGACGTGCGGCCCGCGCTCGCGTTCTATCCGGCGCTCGCGATCATCGTGGTCGCCCTCGGTTTCACGCTGCTCGGCGAGTCGCTGCGCGAGGCCATCGACCCGAAGGGGCGCCGATGA